Proteins found in one Sorghum bicolor cultivar BTx623 chromosome 1, Sorghum_bicolor_NCBIv3, whole genome shotgun sequence genomic segment:
- the LOC8084563 gene encoding ricin B-like lectin R40C1: MFGFGHHGHHHGENPPAHPPAHGGVHPPTFKIFCKADEGYCLTVRDGNVVLAPSNPRDEHQHWYKDMRFSNQIKDEEGNPAFALVNKATGLAIKHSLGQSHPVKLVPFNPEYQDESVLWTESGDVGKGFRCIRMVNNIRLNFDAFHGDKDHGGVHDGTTVVLWEWAKGDNQSWKILPWGDEAYAGGSGGAAANAPYGHGEPTVRIYCKADDGFSVTVRNGSVCLAPTNPRDEYQHWVKDMRHSNRIKDEEGYPAFALVNRVTGEAIKHSQGEGHPVKLVPYNPNYQDESVLWTESRDVGHGFRCIRMVNNIYLNFDAFHGDKDHGGVRDGTAVVLWKWCEGDNQRWKIVPW; the protein is encoded by the exons ATGTTCGGCTTCGGGCACCACGGCCACCACCACGGCGAGAACCCGCCGGCGCACCCTCCTGCCCACGGCGGCGTGCACCCGCCCACCTTCAAGATCTTCTGCAAGGCCGACGAGGGGTACTGCCTCACCGTCCGCGACGGCAACGTGGTGCTGGCCCCCTCCAACCCGCGCGACGAGCACCAGCACTGGTACAAGGACATGCGCTTCAGCAACCAGATCAAGGACGAGGAAGGCAACCCTGCGTTCGCCCTCGTCAACAAGGCCACTGGCCTCGCCATCAAGCACTCCCTCGGCCAGTCCCACCCG gtgaAGCTGGTGCCGTTCAACCCGGAGTACCAGGACGAGTCGGTGCTGTGGACGGAGAGCGGCGACGTTGGCAAGGGCTTCCGCTGCATCCGCATGGTGAACAACATCCGGCTCAACTTCGACGCCTTCCACGGCGACAAGGACCACGGCGGCGTGCACGACGGCACCACCGTGGTGCTGTGGGAGTGGGCCAAGGGCGACAACCAGAGCTGGAAGATCCTCCCCTGGGGCGACGAGGCCTacgccggcggcagcggcggcgccgccgccaacgCGCCGTACGGCCACGGCGAGCCGACGGTCCGCATCTACTGCAAGGCGGACGACGGGTTCAGCGTGACCGTCCGCAACGGCAGCGTGTGCCTGGCGCCGACGAACCCGCGCGACGAGTACCAGCACTGGGTCAAGGACATGCGGCACAGCAACCGCATCAAGGACGAGGAAGGGTACCCGGCGTTCGCGCTCGTGAACAGGGTCACCGGCGAGGCCATCAAGCACTCGCAGGGCGAGGGCCACCCGGTGAAGCTGGTGCCGTACAACCCAAACTACCAGGACGAGTCGGTGCTGTGGACCGAGAGCCGCGACGTCGGCCACGGGTTCCGCTGCATCCGCATGGTGAACAACATCTACCTCAACTTCGACGCCTTCCACGGCGACAAGGACCACGGCGGGGTGCGCGACGGCACCGCCGTCGTGCTCTGGAAGTGGTGCGAGGGCGACAACCAGCGCTGGAAGATCGTCCCCTGGT AA
- the LOC8083682 gene encoding NAC domain-containing protein 79, whose amino-acid sequence MSEVSVINQAEVEDAGAAGQLDLPPGFRFHPTDEEIISHYLTHKALNHRFISGVIGEVDLNKCEPWDLPGRAKMGEKEWYFFCHKDRKYPTGTRTNRATETGYWKATGKDKEIFRGRGILVGMKKTLVFYRGRAPRGEKTGWVMHEFRLEGKLPQPLPRSAKDEWAVCKVFNKELAARTEPMAAAVAGAELERVGSLGFLNELLDSAELPALIGADVDEVIDFKGPASTSGLHAGAPGTSYLPVKMEEHALLQQMQYQQQPPPMFYSSQYFSLPAMNSGDLPPAIRRYCKAEQQVVSSGQTASVVSPSRETGLSTDRNAAGGGYAEISSAVTPSSSHQFLPELDDPVLNLADLWKY is encoded by the exons ATGTCTGAGGTGTCGGTGATAAACCAGGCGGAGGTGGAGGATGCGGGTGCCGCCGGGCAGCTGGACCTGCCGCCGGGCTTCCGCTTCCACCCCACCGACGAGGAGATCATCTCGCACTACCTCACCCACAAGGCCCTCAACCACCGCTTCATCTCCGGCGTCATCGGCGAGGTCGACCTCAACAAGTGCGAGCCATGGGACCTCCCAG GCAGGGCCAAGATGGGGGAGAAGGAGTGGTACTTCTTCTGCCACAAGGATCGCAAGTACCCGACGGGCACGCGGACCAACCGCGCCACCGAGACCGGCTACTGGAAGGCCACCGGCAAGGACAAGGAGATCTTCAGGGGCCGCGGCATCCTCGTGGGCATGAAGAAGACGCTCGTCTTCTACCGCGGCCGCGCGCCGCGGGGAGAGAAGACCGGCTGGGTCATGCACGAGTTTCGCCTTGAGGGCAAGCTCCCGCAGCCGCTCCCGCGCTCCGCCAAG GACGAGTGGGCCGTGTGCAAGGTGTTCAACAAGGAGCTGGCGGCGAGGACCGAGCCAATGGCGGCGGCTGTGGCCGGCGCCGAGCTCGAGCGCGTCGGTTCGCTGGGCTTCCTCAACGAGCTCCTCGACTCCGCGGAGCTGCCGGCCCTCATCGGCGCCGACGTGGACGAGGTGATCGACTTCAAGGGCCCCGCGTCCACCTCCGGCCTGCACGCCGGCGCGCCGGGCACGAGCTACCTTCCGGTGAAGATGGAGGAGCACGCGCTGCTGCAGCAGATGCAGTACCAGCAGCAGCCGCCCCCGATGTTCTACTCGAGCCAGTACTTCTCGCTGCCGGCGATGAACTCCGGCGACCTCCCTCCGGCGATCCGGAGGTACTGCAAGGCGGAGCAGCAGGTGGTGTCGTCGGGGCAGACGGCGTCGGTGGTCAGCCCGTCCCGCGAGACCGGGCTCAGCACCGACCGCAACGCGGCAGGCGGCGGCTACGCGGAGATCTCGTCGGCGGTGACCCCGTCGTCGTCGCACCAGTTCCTGCCCGAGCTCGACGACCCGGTCCTCAACCTCGCCGACCTCTGGAAGTACTGA
- the LOC8084562 gene encoding NAC transcription factor 29, which translates to MIMANPDMLPPGFRFHPTDEELILHYLRNRAANVPCPVAIIADVDIYKFDPWDLPSRAAYGDKEWYFFSPRDRKYPNGIRPNRAAGSGYWKATGTDKPIQSSATGESVGVKKALVFYRGRPPKGTKTNWIMHEYRLAADAHAAHTYRPMQFRNASMRLDDSVLCRIYKKASHAPSMAVPPLSDHEQDEPACGGGGFDDNPYAATSAAMILQGASFPAMHAAPAGAPQRMPRIPSLSELLFSDPYFFEEGGMQQDMARLSNHHHQQQAPLLGRPITSQLLVNNGNSMMSGGGQIPQLDPPPASTSAAGDGAAGNKRKRSSAETSTASASLLSSQQQASAGKKPNGSCFGATTTFQIGNGLQLQGSSLGHQMLLHSSNMGMN; encoded by the exons ATGATCATGGCGAACCCGGACATGCTGCCGCCGGGGTTCCGGTTCCACCCGACGGACGAGGAGCTCATCCTCCACTACCTCCGCAACCGCGCCGCCAACGTGCCGTGCCCGGTCGCCATCATCGCCGACGTCGACATCTACAAGTTCGATCCATGGGACCTTCCAT CCAGGGCAGCGTACGGGGACAAGGAGTGGTACTTCTTCAGCCCGCGCGACCGCAAGTACCCAAACGGGATCCGGCCGAACcgcgccgcaggatccggctaCTGGAAGGCCACCGGCACTGACAAGCCCATCCAGAGCAGCGCCACCGGCGAGAGCGTCGGCGTCAAGAAGGCGCTCGTCTTCTACAGGGGCCGCCCGCCCAAGGGCACCAAGACCAACTGGATCATGCACGAGTACCGCCTCGCCGCCGACGCGCACGCCGCACACACCTACCGCCCCATGCAGTTCCGCAACGCCTCCATGAGG CTGGATGACTCGGTGCTGTGCCGGATCTACAAGAAGGCCAGCCACGCGCCGTCCATGGCGGTGCCGCCGCTCTCCGACCACGAGCAGGACGAGCCCGCCTGCGGTGGTGGCGGCTTCGACGACAACCCGTACGCCGCGACGAGCGCCGCCATGATCCTGCAGGGCGCGTCGTTTCCGGCGATGCATGCCGCGCCGGCCGGCGCTCCGCAGAGGATGCCCAGGATCCCGTCCCTCTCGGAGCTGCTGTTCAGTGACCCCTACTTCTTCGAGGAGGGCGGCATGCAGCAGGACATGGCACGGCTCAgtaaccaccaccaccagcagcaggcCCCTCTCCTCGGCCGCCCCATCACGAGCCAACTGCTGGTCAACAACGGCAACAGCATGATGTCCGGAGGAGGGCAGATCCCGCAGCTGGACCCGCCGCCGGCCTCGACGTCGGCCGCTGGCGATGGCGCAGCTGGCAACAAGCGCAAGAGATCGTCAGCAGAGACGAGCACTGCTAGTGCCAGTTTGCTGTCGAGCCAGCAGCAGGCGTCAGCAGGCAAGAAACCGAACGGCTCCTGTTTCGGTGCAACGACGACGTTCCAAATAGGCAACGGGCTGCAGCTGCAGGGGTCGTCGCTAGGCCACCAGATGCTGCTTCATTCTTCTAACATGGGGATGAACTGA